The Harpia harpyja isolate bHarHar1 chromosome 10, bHarHar1 primary haplotype, whole genome shotgun sequence genome includes a region encoding these proteins:
- the GPRIN2 gene encoding G protein-regulated inducer of neurite outgrowth 2 isoform X1: MLHCFWYPRSLFFAMSADSHQLHTHSYQDSLSSTCHSLLNVNSHALSKSSSSLACAGQSSLEERQSNKEELKKSHSSTICPTLGNESDARSVPSPGWSFLQPGMMGLGSVVQTISDQSDNDNSQSRTKATNHFLIAEPSPAPCEVEDTRMCVKSSTVENISSASIVHQQSLCKMEEPETALQRSHSDLTCSCKQQTYVTHIETSATHSSLSSSSCRHGPPVARMSFQTERYGPETNENTSYYQNLVTHLPVLPRDQKVPTNSFDSSGIPRNSTVYTDPGTFHTAVLGPHMPGNGFSNRTMFSQATGIIHGGLTYGNIPNSAYSPMVMTVHNNSAGPCNVRQDPCMKVDATIPAYCHSLPIPSIQLVPRLVCSVSESGKEQAAPGYFHSFSTSDILTYPKLVSSVSESGLDAKRVLKCCSIPGEQLQHAQHCAQQESAPPETKAASVAFSSQEGAGVVMTTKDMWTMTSMNDLTKGLKPALERRDAEVQTLPTMEYKSVATSPAAAAEGHSHVFPEVNLEQDLEAPKSPVREVRWDDEGMTWEVYGASVDPEVLGLAIQKHLEIQIEQFQTDPTELAEKSNKEPSSDKMRKKRPFRTMMHSLRYPSCCARSSTAVE, from the exons ATGCTGCATTGCTTCTGGTACCCAAG ATCTCTCTTTTTTGCCATGTCAGCTGACAGCCACCAGCTCCACACTCATTCCTACCAGGACTCACTAAGTTCTACTTGTCACAGTCTCTTGAATGTCAACAGTCACGCCCTGTCGAAGAGCTCCTCAAGTCTGGCCTGTGCTGGGCAATCGAGTTTAGAGGAAAGGCAAAGCAACAAAGAGGAGCTGAAGAAAAGCCATAGTAGCACCATCTGCCCTACCCTGGGAAACGAGAGCGATGCAAGGAGCGTGCCAAGTCCTGGCTGGTCCTTCTTGCAGCCTGGGATGATGGGACTCGGATCAGTGGTGCAAACCATAAGTGACCAGTCAGACAATGACAATTCACAGAGCAGAACTAAGGCTACAAACCATTTTCTTATCGCTGAACCGTCCCCAGCACCCTGCGAAGTGGAGGACACCAGGATGTGtgtaaagagcagcacagttGAGAATATTTCTTCAGCCTCCATTGTCCACCAGCAAAGCCTGTGTAAAATGGAAGAACCAGAAACTGCCCTTCAGAGAAGCCACTCAGACCTAACATGCAGTTGCAAACAGCAGACTTATGTCACTCACATAGAAACCAGTGCTACTCATTCCAGCCTAAGCTCTTCTAGCTGCAGGCATGGTCCACCAGTGGCTAGGATGTCTTTCCAAACAGAGAGGTATGGaccagaaacaaatgaaaatacatcTTACTATCAAAATCTTGTGACTCATCTTCCAGTTCTACCTAGAGACCAAAAAGTACCCACAAATAGCTTTGACAGCAGTGGTATTCCACGTAACTCTACTGTTTACACAGATCCTGGAACATTTCACACTGCTGTTCTAGGACCCCAcatgcctggaaatggtttctcAAACAGGACAATGTTCAGTCAGGCCACTGGGATTATTCATGGTGGTCTGACTTATGGTAACATTCCAAACTCTGCATACTCCCCCATGGTGATGACAGTTCATAACAATTCTGCAGGGCCCTGTAATGTAAGGCAGGACCCTTGTATGAAGGTAGATGCCACCATCCCTGCCTATTGCCATTCTTTGCCCATACCATCTATACAACTTGTTCCACGGTTGGTATGCTCGGTTAGTGAGTCGGGAAAAGAGCAGGCAGCACCTGgctattttcattccttttctacTTCAGACATTCTGACATATCCTAAGCTGGTGTCTTCAGTAAGTGAATCAGGCCTGGATGCCAAGAGAGTCCTGAAGTGCTGTAGCATTCCTGGAGAACAACTGCAACATGCTCAACACTGTGCTCAGCAGGAGAGTGCTCCTCCAGAAACAAAGGCTGCCTCTGTTGCCTTCAGTAGCCAGGAAGGTGCAGGCGTGGTGATGACAACTAAGGATATGTGGACTATGACCTCTATGAATGATTTAACCAAAGGACTGAAACCAGCTCTTGAGCGTAGAGATGCCGAGGTACAAACTCTTCCAACCATGGAATACAAATCTGTGGCGAcaagcccagcagctgcagcagaaggcCACTCGCATGTGTTCCCAGAGGTGAACCTGGAGCAAGACTTGGAGGCCCCCAAATCTCCAGTACGTGAAGTGAGATGGGATGATGAAGGAATGACATGGGAAGTGTATGGGGCATCTGTGGATCCAGAAGTCCTTGGGTTAGCCATTCAAAAACATCTTGAGATTCAAATAGAACAATTCCAGACAGACCCTACTGAGCTGGCTGAAAAAAGTAATAAGGAGCCATCTTCtgataaaatgaggaaaaaaaggccatTCAGAACAATGATGCATTCCCTGAGATATCCGAGCTGTTGTGCTCGTTCCAGTACTGCAGTGGAGTGA
- the GPRIN2 gene encoding G protein-regulated inducer of neurite outgrowth 2 isoform X2 — protein MSADSHQLHTHSYQDSLSSTCHSLLNVNSHALSKSSSSLACAGQSSLEERQSNKEELKKSHSSTICPTLGNESDARSVPSPGWSFLQPGMMGLGSVVQTISDQSDNDNSQSRTKATNHFLIAEPSPAPCEVEDTRMCVKSSTVENISSASIVHQQSLCKMEEPETALQRSHSDLTCSCKQQTYVTHIETSATHSSLSSSSCRHGPPVARMSFQTERYGPETNENTSYYQNLVTHLPVLPRDQKVPTNSFDSSGIPRNSTVYTDPGTFHTAVLGPHMPGNGFSNRTMFSQATGIIHGGLTYGNIPNSAYSPMVMTVHNNSAGPCNVRQDPCMKVDATIPAYCHSLPIPSIQLVPRLVCSVSESGKEQAAPGYFHSFSTSDILTYPKLVSSVSESGLDAKRVLKCCSIPGEQLQHAQHCAQQESAPPETKAASVAFSSQEGAGVVMTTKDMWTMTSMNDLTKGLKPALERRDAEVQTLPTMEYKSVATSPAAAAEGHSHVFPEVNLEQDLEAPKSPVREVRWDDEGMTWEVYGASVDPEVLGLAIQKHLEIQIEQFQTDPTELAEKSNKEPSSDKMRKKRPFRTMMHSLRYPSCCARSSTAVE, from the coding sequence ATGTCAGCTGACAGCCACCAGCTCCACACTCATTCCTACCAGGACTCACTAAGTTCTACTTGTCACAGTCTCTTGAATGTCAACAGTCACGCCCTGTCGAAGAGCTCCTCAAGTCTGGCCTGTGCTGGGCAATCGAGTTTAGAGGAAAGGCAAAGCAACAAAGAGGAGCTGAAGAAAAGCCATAGTAGCACCATCTGCCCTACCCTGGGAAACGAGAGCGATGCAAGGAGCGTGCCAAGTCCTGGCTGGTCCTTCTTGCAGCCTGGGATGATGGGACTCGGATCAGTGGTGCAAACCATAAGTGACCAGTCAGACAATGACAATTCACAGAGCAGAACTAAGGCTACAAACCATTTTCTTATCGCTGAACCGTCCCCAGCACCCTGCGAAGTGGAGGACACCAGGATGTGtgtaaagagcagcacagttGAGAATATTTCTTCAGCCTCCATTGTCCACCAGCAAAGCCTGTGTAAAATGGAAGAACCAGAAACTGCCCTTCAGAGAAGCCACTCAGACCTAACATGCAGTTGCAAACAGCAGACTTATGTCACTCACATAGAAACCAGTGCTACTCATTCCAGCCTAAGCTCTTCTAGCTGCAGGCATGGTCCACCAGTGGCTAGGATGTCTTTCCAAACAGAGAGGTATGGaccagaaacaaatgaaaatacatcTTACTATCAAAATCTTGTGACTCATCTTCCAGTTCTACCTAGAGACCAAAAAGTACCCACAAATAGCTTTGACAGCAGTGGTATTCCACGTAACTCTACTGTTTACACAGATCCTGGAACATTTCACACTGCTGTTCTAGGACCCCAcatgcctggaaatggtttctcAAACAGGACAATGTTCAGTCAGGCCACTGGGATTATTCATGGTGGTCTGACTTATGGTAACATTCCAAACTCTGCATACTCCCCCATGGTGATGACAGTTCATAACAATTCTGCAGGGCCCTGTAATGTAAGGCAGGACCCTTGTATGAAGGTAGATGCCACCATCCCTGCCTATTGCCATTCTTTGCCCATACCATCTATACAACTTGTTCCACGGTTGGTATGCTCGGTTAGTGAGTCGGGAAAAGAGCAGGCAGCACCTGgctattttcattccttttctacTTCAGACATTCTGACATATCCTAAGCTGGTGTCTTCAGTAAGTGAATCAGGCCTGGATGCCAAGAGAGTCCTGAAGTGCTGTAGCATTCCTGGAGAACAACTGCAACATGCTCAACACTGTGCTCAGCAGGAGAGTGCTCCTCCAGAAACAAAGGCTGCCTCTGTTGCCTTCAGTAGCCAGGAAGGTGCAGGCGTGGTGATGACAACTAAGGATATGTGGACTATGACCTCTATGAATGATTTAACCAAAGGACTGAAACCAGCTCTTGAGCGTAGAGATGCCGAGGTACAAACTCTTCCAACCATGGAATACAAATCTGTGGCGAcaagcccagcagctgcagcagaaggcCACTCGCATGTGTTCCCAGAGGTGAACCTGGAGCAAGACTTGGAGGCCCCCAAATCTCCAGTACGTGAAGTGAGATGGGATGATGAAGGAATGACATGGGAAGTGTATGGGGCATCTGTGGATCCAGAAGTCCTTGGGTTAGCCATTCAAAAACATCTTGAGATTCAAATAGAACAATTCCAGACAGACCCTACTGAGCTGGCTGAAAAAAGTAATAAGGAGCCATCTTCtgataaaatgaggaaaaaaaggccatTCAGAACAATGATGCATTCCCTGAGATATCCGAGCTGTTGTGCTCGTTCCAGTACTGCAGTGGAGTGA